A DNA window from Xiphias gladius isolate SHS-SW01 ecotype Sanya breed wild chromosome 3, ASM1685928v1, whole genome shotgun sequence contains the following coding sequences:
- the sox10 gene encoding transcription factor SOX-10 gives MSREEHSLSEVELSPGMSDDSRSLSPGHSSGATGGGDSPLHGQQQPQLAGLDDVSAGCSSVRSEDEDDRFPSGIREAVSQVLNCYDWTLVPMPVRVNTGGKSKPHVKRPMNAFMVWAQAARRKLADQHPHLHNAELSKTLGKLWRLLNESDKRPFIEEAERLRKQHKKDYPDYKYQPRRRKNGKLGSGSGSEADGHSEGEVSHSQSHYKGLHLDVAHSGGAGSPLADGHHPHAAGQSQSPPTPPTTPKTEPQSGKAGDGKREGAGNGGSRGTMGAEGSSGAPGSGKPHIDFGNVDIGEMSHEVMANMEPFDVNEFDQYLPPNGHPGVGQSAGGGAVATASPASPYTYGISSALAAASGHSAAWLSKQQQPQQHHSSPLGSDPSKAQIKSEAGGAGGHFAEAVSAGSHVTYTPLSLPHYSSAFPSLASRAQFAEYADHQASGSYYAHSSQASGLYSAFSYMGPSQRPLYTPITDPASVPQSHSPTHWEQPVYTTLSRP, from the exons aTGTCCAGAGAGGAGCACAGCTTATCGGAGGTTGAGCTCAGTCCCGGGATGTCGGACGACAGCCGCTCCCTGTCTCCGGGTCATTCCTCCGGTGCGACTGGCGGGGGGGACTCTCCTCTCCACgggcagcagcagccgcagctgGCGGGTCTGGATGACGTGTCGGCGGGCTGCTCGTCCGTCAGATCCGAGGATGAGGACGACCGCTTCCCCTCAGGAATCCGTGAGGCGGTGAGCCAGGTGCTCAACTGCTACGACTGGACCCTCGTGCCCATGCCGGTGCGCGTGAACACCGGCGGGAAGAGCAAGCCGCACGTGAAGAGGCCCATGAACGCCTTCATGGTGTGGGCGCAGGCGGCGCGGAGGAAACTGGCCGACCAGCACCCGCACCTGCACAACGCGGAGCTCAGCAAGACCCTGGGAAAGCTGTGGAG ACTTCTCAATGAGAGTGACAAGCGACCCTTCATCGAGGAAGCAGAGAGGCTGAGGAAGCAGCACAAGAAGGACTATCCCGATTACAAATACCAGCCACGACGCCGCAAGAATGGAAAGCTTGGTTCCGGGTCAGGAAGTGAGGCCGACGGCCATTCGGAGGGTGAGGTCAGCCACAGCCAATCCCACTACAAGGGCCTCCACCTGGATGTGGCCCACAGTGGGGGAGCCGGGTCGCCTCTGGCAGATGGGCACCACCCTCATGCTGCAG GTCAGAGCCAGAGTCCTCCCACACCTCCCACCACTCCCAAGACAGAGCCTCAGTCTGGGAAGGCAGGggatggaaagagggagggtGCTGGGAACGGGGGCTCACGTGGCACAATGGGAGCAGAAGGAAGCTCAGGTGCCCCGGGATCTGGGAAACCTCACATCGACTTTGGTAATGTGGACATTGGTGAAATGAGCCATGAGGTGATGGCCAACATGGAGCCTTTTGATGTCAATGAGTTTGACCAGTATCTTCCTCCCAATGGGCACCCAGGGGTTGGGCAGAGTGCTGGGGGAGGAGCAGTGGCAACAGCTTCTCCGGCCTCGCCGTACACCTACGGCATCTCCTCAGCTCTGGCAGCGGCCAGTGGACACTCAGCGGCCTGGCTCtccaagcagcagcagccgcagcaacATCACAGCTCCCCTCTGGGCTCAGACCCATCCAAGGCCCAGATCAAGAGTGAGGCCGGAGGTGCTGGGGGTCACTTTGCAGAGGCAGTCTCAGCAGGTTCCCATGTCACATACACGCCCCTCAGCCTTCCTCACTACAGTTCTGCCTTCCCCTCACTGGCCTCCAGGGCTCAGTTTGCTGAATATGCTGACCACCAGGCCTCAGGGTCATACTATGCCCACTCCAGCCAGGCCTCAGGGTTGTATTCAGCCTTCTCTTACATGGGGCCCTCCCAGAGGCCCCTGTACACGCCCATCACCGACCCAGCGAGTGTACCGCAGTCGCACAGCCCCACACACTGGGAACAGCCTGTCTACACAACACTGTCGCGGCCATGA